A genome region from Leifsonia sp. Root112D2 includes the following:
- a CDS encoding ABC transporter permease translates to MNNNTPDPDHVGPVPAVDHEPGAAGDVVAGDLTSIEAREVAGLSQGRIVLRRFVRNRAAIVALVVFLLTALLAFSSVGIDAFGIRIPGWWKWGWTSPLPPVNGGNPTLSLWPFSLGEHPFGQDPVGRDMFANVMRGTQQSLMVIVVIGIVATFIGVVLGALAGYYRKFTDSIIMRITDVVLIIPVLVIGAVVGSMSQNIGLDIGSFGLALFLAFVVWPSLARFVRAEFLSLREREFVDAARMAGAGDARIIFRHILPNAVGVIIVNATLLMAAAILIETSLDYLGVGVRAPDTSLGLLISQYQDAFSTSPWLFWWPGLFIIIIALSINFIGDGLRDAFDPRQKRKVGRKVKAQAGVVTEATAGLPS, encoded by the coding sequence ATGAACAACAACACCCCAGACCCCGATCACGTGGGCCCGGTGCCTGCGGTGGATCATGAGCCGGGCGCCGCTGGTGACGTTGTGGCAGGTGACCTGACCTCGATTGAGGCCCGCGAGGTTGCGGGGCTCAGCCAGGGCCGCATCGTGTTGCGCCGTTTTGTGCGCAACCGGGCCGCGATCGTTGCGCTGGTGGTCTTCCTGCTCACGGCGCTGCTCGCCTTCAGCTCGGTGGGGATCGACGCCTTCGGCATTAGAATTCCGGGCTGGTGGAAGTGGGGCTGGACTTCGCCGCTGCCCCCGGTCAACGGTGGTAATCCCACGCTCTCGCTGTGGCCGTTCTCGCTGGGCGAGCACCCGTTCGGTCAGGATCCTGTCGGCCGCGACATGTTCGCCAACGTGATGCGCGGAACGCAGCAGTCCCTGATGGTCATCGTGGTCATCGGCATCGTCGCGACATTCATTGGCGTCGTGCTCGGTGCGCTCGCGGGCTACTACCGCAAATTCACAGACTCGATCATCATGCGCATCACGGATGTCGTTCTGATCATTCCGGTGCTGGTCATCGGCGCGGTCGTCGGCTCGATGTCACAGAACATCGGCCTGGACATCGGCTCCTTCGGGCTGGCGCTGTTTCTGGCGTTCGTCGTCTGGCCGAGCCTGGCCCGGTTCGTGCGCGCAGAGTTCCTCTCGCTGCGCGAACGTGAATTCGTGGATGCCGCACGCATGGCCGGTGCGGGAGACGCGCGCATCATCTTCCGTCACATCCTGCCGAACGCGGTGGGAGTCATCATCGTGAACGCCACGCTGCTGATGGCGGCGGCGATTCTGATCGAGACCTCGCTCGACTACCTCGGTGTCGGGGTGAGGGCTCCCGACACCTCGCTCGGTCTGCTGATCAGCCAGTATCAGGATGCGTTCAGCACCAGCCCCTGGCTGTTCTGGTGGCCCGGCCTGTTCATTATCATCATCGCGCTCAGTATCAACTTCATCGGGGACGGGCTGCGCGACGCGTTCGACCCGCGCCAGAAGCGCAAGGTCGGTCGCAAGGTCAAGGCGCAGGCCGGCGTCGTCACAGAAGCGACGGCCGGTCTGCCATCGTGA
- a CDS encoding ABC transporter ATP-binding protein, producing MSDREQTAPTPQADGGAVLEVSGLNVDFWVEGEWYPAAIDVGYTLEPGRVLAIVGESGSGKSTSSMAMLGLLPDNARVSGSVRLKGKEILGLPPAKLRDVRGNEIAMIFQEPMTALNPVYTIGFQLVEAVRIHLDVGPHEARERAMELLALVGIPDPETSFTKYPHQLSGGQRQRVMIAQALSCDPALLIADEPTTALDVTVQAEILELLRDLHTRLNSGIVLITHDMGVVADLADDIVVMKNGRILERGTVRDVFHNAQHPYTKELLAAVPHLGVTSSEVEPGTVAEHREEPTLALHDVVVEYPSRRGVPAFRAVDTVSLEIYPSEIVGLVGESGSGKTTLGRAATGLLPITSGSLSINGHDMVSIRHKELRELRRKIGFVFQDPGSSLNPRLPIGQSIGEPILLTEKLKGQGLQDRVSQLLDSVELSRTFRNRYPHELSGGQRQRVGIARALALGPDLLVADEPTSALDVSVQARFLELLHELQEKLKFACLFISHDLAVVDQMAHRIAVMYKGVLVEQGTSDEILRAPKDPYTQRLIAAIPVPDPDSQAERRQLRTEQLRLDGLA from the coding sequence ATGAGCGACCGGGAGCAAACCGCACCAACGCCCCAGGCCGACGGCGGAGCCGTTCTGGAGGTCTCAGGGCTCAACGTGGACTTCTGGGTCGAGGGAGAGTGGTACCCCGCGGCAATAGACGTCGGCTACACCCTTGAACCCGGCCGTGTGCTGGCGATCGTCGGTGAGTCCGGCTCGGGCAAGAGCACGAGCTCGATGGCGATGTTGGGGTTGCTGCCCGACAACGCCCGGGTCAGCGGCAGTGTCAGGCTCAAGGGCAAGGAGATCCTGGGGCTTCCTCCGGCCAAGCTGCGCGATGTGCGCGGCAACGAGATAGCCATGATCTTCCAGGAGCCGATGACGGCCCTGAACCCCGTTTATACGATCGGCTTTCAGCTTGTCGAGGCCGTGCGGATCCACCTCGATGTCGGGCCCCATGAGGCCCGGGAGCGGGCCATGGAGCTGCTCGCCCTCGTGGGCATCCCCGATCCGGAGACGTCGTTCACGAAGTACCCGCACCAGCTCTCCGGTGGTCAGCGCCAGCGCGTGATGATCGCCCAGGCGCTCTCCTGTGACCCTGCACTGCTCATCGCGGACGAGCCGACGACCGCGCTCGACGTGACGGTGCAGGCGGAGATTCTCGAGCTGCTGCGTGACCTGCACACCCGACTCAACTCGGGCATCGTATTGATCACGCACGACATGGGCGTCGTCGCCGACCTGGCCGACGACATCGTGGTGATGAAGAACGGTCGCATTCTCGAACGCGGCACGGTTCGCGACGTCTTCCACAACGCACAGCATCCGTACACGAAGGAACTGCTCGCTGCGGTGCCACATCTCGGCGTCACGAGCAGCGAGGTGGAGCCGGGCACGGTCGCGGAGCACCGGGAGGAGCCCACCCTTGCGCTGCACGATGTGGTGGTGGAGTACCCCAGCCGACGCGGCGTTCCGGCGTTCCGCGCCGTCGACACGGTGAGCCTGGAGATCTATCCGTCAGAGATCGTCGGGCTCGTCGGCGAGTCCGGCTCGGGCAAGACCACTCTCGGCCGCGCTGCTACCGGGCTGCTTCCCATCACTTCGGGGAGCCTGTCGATCAACGGTCATGACATGGTCTCCATTCGTCATAAGGAGCTGCGGGAGCTGCGGCGCAAGATCGGATTCGTGTTTCAGGATCCGGGTTCGTCACTGAACCCACGCCTGCCGATCGGACAGTCGATCGGAGAGCCGATTCTCCTGACTGAGAAACTCAAGGGACAGGGGCTGCAGGATCGGGTCAGCCAACTTCTCGATTCGGTCGAGCTGTCGCGAACCTTCCGCAACCGTTACCCGCACGAGCTCTCCGGTGGCCAGCGCCAGCGCGTGGGCATCGCGCGGGCTCTCGCTCTAGGGCCCGACCTGCTCGTCGCCGACGAGCCGACCTCGGCGCTCGACGTCTCGGTTCAGGCGCGGTTCCTCGAACTACTGCACGAGCTGCAGGAGAAGCTGAAGTTCGCCTGCCTGTTCATCAGCCACGATCTCGCCGTCGTCGACCAGATGGCCCATCGCATCGCCGTGATGTACAAGGGTGTGCTGGTCGAGCAGGGCACGAGTGACGAGATTCTGCGTGCGCCGAAAGACCCGTACACGCAGCGGCTCATCGCCGCGATCCCGGTGCCCGATCCCGACTCCCAGGCAGAGCGGCGCCAGCTGCGCACCGAGCAGCTGCGACTCGACGGTCTGGCCTGA
- the efeB gene encoding iron uptake transporter deferrochelatase/peroxidase subunit, which yields MAEVTSNDEPETGLSRRGLLGLAGVGLGAGVIGVAAGITLDRTALGATAAGSGTVYPFFGMHQSGIVTAAQDRLHFAAFDVTTTDRAELIGLLKDWSYAAARMTAGKSAGHYAPAGGPYDAPPDDTGEALDLPPAGLTVTFGFGATLFRTTEGADRFGLAARRPEALVDLPHFSGDMLDAALTGGDLCIQACSDDPQVAVHAIRNLSRIAFGRASIRWSQLGFGRTSSTTRGQQTPRNLFGFKDGTANIKAEDTADVDAQVWADASDGSDWMAGGSYLVARKIRMTIETWDRQSLREQERVFGRDKGEGAPLSGGTEFTAPNFHKQTVLGSPAIDAAAHVRLAHPDQNKGAELLRRGYNFVDGNDELGRLNAGLFFIAFNRDPRTQFIPIQQRLAGHDAMNEYIRHVGSAVFAVPPGARSGGYVGEGLFA from the coding sequence ATGGCAGAAGTCACGTCGAACGACGAACCTGAGACCGGCCTCTCCCGCAGGGGCCTCCTCGGGCTCGCCGGCGTCGGTCTGGGTGCCGGCGTGATTGGAGTGGCCGCGGGCATCACGCTCGACCGCACTGCGCTGGGCGCGACTGCGGCGGGTAGCGGCACGGTGTATCCCTTCTTCGGCATGCACCAGTCCGGCATCGTGACCGCCGCACAGGATCGCCTACACTTCGCCGCATTCGATGTGACCACAACGGATCGCGCGGAGCTCATCGGTCTTCTGAAGGACTGGAGCTACGCCGCGGCCCGGATGACCGCCGGCAAGAGCGCCGGTCATTACGCGCCGGCAGGCGGCCCGTACGACGCTCCTCCTGACGACACCGGGGAGGCGCTGGATCTTCCTCCTGCCGGTCTCACCGTCACCTTCGGTTTCGGGGCCACCCTTTTTCGCACGACCGAGGGCGCCGACCGCTTCGGTCTGGCCGCGCGGCGCCCCGAGGCCCTCGTCGACCTGCCGCACTTCTCCGGCGACATGCTCGATGCGGCGCTTACGGGAGGCGATCTGTGCATCCAGGCCTGCAGCGATGACCCGCAGGTTGCCGTGCACGCGATTCGCAACCTGAGCCGCATTGCCTTCGGTCGGGCATCCATTCGCTGGTCCCAGCTGGGCTTCGGCCGCACCTCGTCGACAACGCGCGGCCAGCAGACGCCGCGCAACCTTTTCGGCTTCAAAGATGGCACGGCCAACATCAAGGCCGAGGACACCGCGGATGTCGACGCCCAGGTGTGGGCGGATGCCTCCGACGGCAGCGACTGGATGGCCGGGGGCTCGTATCTGGTCGCCCGCAAGATTCGCATGACCATAGAGACGTGGGACAGGCAGTCGTTGCGCGAACAGGAGCGCGTGTTCGGCCGCGACAAGGGCGAGGGGGCGCCGCTTTCGGGCGGCACCGAGTTCACGGCACCGAATTTTCACAAACAGACCGTGCTGGGTTCACCGGCAATCGATGCCGCGGCGCACGTGCGCCTGGCGCATCCGGATCAGAACAAGGGCGCCGAACTGCTGCGCCGCGGCTACAACTTCGTCGACGGCAACGACGAGCTCGGTCGCCTCAACGCCGGCCTGTTTTTCATCGCGTTCAACCGCGACCCTCGCACGCAGTTCATCCCTATCCAACAGAGACTCGCCGGCCACGACGCCATGAACGAATACATTCGTCACGTCGGCTCCGCCGTCTTCGCGGTGCCCCCGGGCGCCCGCTCAGGCGGCTACGTCGGCGAAGGCCTCTTCGCCTGA
- a CDS encoding PH domain-containing protein has protein sequence MLDEAILRPLSGKLIAAVMILFAIGVLTAGTVQLGVQGMLPYAALPALIGYVGWFAFWAPTVRVSPGEVVIDNPTREIRLEWAQIVRIDTKWALEIHTRDRRFTAWAAAAPGRHTAMRQSRGELKHLPESSYLAGAIRPGDIPTSDSGAAAAAIRHQWEALRDGGFLDEARAEHEHPRVRTHWVRLAILAALVVLVLASAAGY, from the coding sequence ATGCTCGACGAAGCCATCCTGCGCCCGCTCAGCGGCAAGCTCATCGCTGCCGTGATGATTCTGTTCGCGATAGGCGTTCTGACCGCCGGCACCGTGCAGCTCGGGGTGCAAGGCATGCTGCCCTATGCCGCCCTGCCCGCCCTGATCGGCTATGTGGGCTGGTTCGCCTTCTGGGCACCGACCGTGCGCGTCTCCCCCGGCGAGGTCGTCATAGACAACCCCACCCGTGAGATTCGCCTCGAATGGGCGCAGATCGTGCGCATCGACACCAAATGGGCGCTCGAGATACACACCAGGGATCGTCGCTTCACCGCGTGGGCGGCGGCCGCCCCCGGTCGCCACACCGCGATGCGGCAGAGTCGTGGAGAGCTGAAGCATCTTCCCGAGAGCTCGTACCTCGCCGGAGCGATCCGCCCCGGCGACATTCCCACCTCGGACTCCGGAGCCGCCGCCGCGGCCATCCGTCACCAATGGGAGGCCCTTCGCGATGGAGGCTTTCTCGACGAAGCTCGAGCAGAACATGAGCACCCGCGTGTGCGAACGCACTGGGTGCGTCTGGCGATTCTCGCCGCACTCGTCGTTCTTGTTCTCGCCAGCGCTGCGGGTTACTAG
- a CDS encoding ABC transporter permease, which yields MLSFILRRLGIGLVVLVVASYLMYLLTAYSGDPLADLRASTAPNKVQLMEARSQLLNLDVPPYLRYFIWLGGVLKVFIGQFTLGVDPTNAQVTTQLGAAMTSTLQLITLSEFIGLFIGVVIGITTALRQYSGYDYSVTFMSFLFFSLPVFWLAAMLKQYVAIGFNDFLGDPQIPIPLIIALAAISAFLWQGIVGGPWRKRLVTAGVSGIATLAILWYLVSSDWFSNPSLGPVVCAGMGVGIAFIVTALSTGIKDRRALYSSLVTVAVGMALYYPLQYIYVGASVWTILVLAVVAVGVGVLVGWLFRGPDRWRSARTAAITAVGLGFIFVIDRAMGSWQVYATSSYVNNRPIATIGSSTPQLDGDFWISMLDTYSHLLLPTLCLVLVSLASYSRYSRSSTLEVMNQDYIRTARAKGLTERTVVMRHAFRNTLIPVTTLLTLDIGALIGGAVITERVFGWSGMGAMFINGLYKVDVNSVMGFFLVTGATVIVFNIIADVLYSALDPRIRVS from the coding sequence ATGCTCAGTTTCATTCTCCGACGACTCGGCATCGGCCTCGTCGTTCTCGTTGTCGCCTCGTATTTGATGTACCTGCTCACCGCATACTCCGGTGATCCTCTCGCTGATTTGCGAGCCAGCACCGCGCCGAACAAGGTTCAGCTGATGGAGGCACGCTCCCAGCTGCTCAACCTGGATGTTCCGCCGTATCTGCGGTACTTCATCTGGCTCGGCGGCGTACTCAAAGTCTTCATCGGACAGTTCACCCTCGGCGTCGATCCCACCAATGCCCAGGTGACCACTCAGCTGGGCGCGGCAATGACGTCGACCCTGCAGCTGATCACCCTCTCCGAGTTCATCGGCCTGTTCATCGGTGTCGTCATCGGCATCACCACTGCGCTGCGGCAGTACTCCGGATACGACTACTCGGTGACGTTCATGTCGTTCCTGTTCTTTTCCCTTCCCGTCTTCTGGCTTGCGGCCATGCTCAAGCAGTACGTGGCCATCGGCTTCAACGATTTTCTCGGGGACCCGCAGATACCCATACCGTTGATCATCGCTCTGGCGGCGATCAGCGCGTTCCTCTGGCAGGGCATCGTCGGTGGTCCCTGGCGCAAGCGCCTCGTCACCGCCGGCGTCTCCGGCATCGCCACCCTCGCCATTCTCTGGTACCTGGTGAGCAGCGACTGGTTCAGCAATCCGAGCCTTGGACCGGTCGTCTGTGCCGGCATGGGCGTGGGTATCGCCTTCATCGTGACAGCGCTGTCGACGGGCATCAAGGATCGTCGTGCACTGTATTCCTCCCTGGTCACGGTGGCCGTCGGTATGGCGCTCTACTACCCGCTTCAGTACATTTATGTCGGTGCCAGCGTGTGGACGATCCTCGTCCTCGCCGTCGTCGCCGTCGGCGTCGGCGTTCTGGTCGGCTGGCTGTTCCGCGGCCCCGACCGATGGCGCTCGGCGCGCACCGCCGCCATCACGGCCGTTGGGCTCGGGTTTATCTTTGTGATCGACCGGGCGATGGGTTCCTGGCAGGTCTACGCGACCAGCAGCTACGTGAACAACCGGCCCATCGCCACCATCGGCTCGAGCACACCGCAACTGGATGGCGACTTCTGGATCTCCATGCTCGACACCTATTCGCACCTGCTGCTGCCGACGCTCTGTCTGGTGCTGGTGAGCCTGGCGAGTTACTCACGGTACTCCCGGTCGAGCACCCTTGAGGTGATGAACCAGGACTACATTCGCACCGCGCGCGCCAAGGGGCTTACCGAGCGCACCGTGGTGATGCGACACGCCTTCCGCAACACGCTGATCCCCGTCACCACCCTCCTGACGCTCGACATCGGTGCCCTCATCGGTGGCGCGGTCATCACCGAGCGGGTGTTCGGCTGGAGCGGCATGGGGGCGATGTTTATCAACGGCCTCTACAAGGTCGACGTCAATTCGGTCATGGGCTTCTTCCTCGTGACCGGGGCGACGGTGATCGTCTTCAACATCATCGCGGACGTGCTGTATTCGGCACTTGACCCACGGATTCGAGTCTCCTGA
- a CDS encoding ABC transporter family substrate-binding protein yields the protein MKIRRIAVAAALVGAGALVLSGCSAPKSSELSKSTSVTVMWNQPFYSYNHNSSTGNNVTNANINYMTNSWFNYYDNKSKLINDPSFGTIKKVSDDPLTVKYTIKKGVTWSDGTPVNAADIMLAWVAQSGALNDANAKPKTDDNGNITNQDQLVSQNLVYFNAAALGSGLANAPAVPTISDDGQSLTVVYKTPDVGWEINMTSDLPAHAIMEETDPSLTDATKAKDALVKAVQTDDKAVLAKVAAKWNTAFDMSANLPTDKKLYLSDGPYVINGLKKDQYITMTQNPKYTGDHKPSIKNVTVRFIPDALASVQALQNGEVSIIQPQSTQDVLKALKKIKNVKTSNIGASTYEHVDLTTNNKGPFDPAAYGGDAAKAKLVRQAFLLTVPRQQILDQLIKPLNPNAVLDDSQTQLPGTPDYDAMIKANDSSQYDKVDIAKAKTLLAQAGVKTPVDVKFMYDNTNPRRVNEFALTQASAKLAGFNVVDKGNKDWSSLLGNKSYDAIVFAWQNTGTNVTQAQATFQGGGGNNFTGYDNAQVNDLWKQIAGELDPSKQQDLLRQMEKIVYNDAYGVTLYQFPQITAWSSKIENVSDAPLSPTYYWNFWEWKTK from the coding sequence TTGAAAATCAGACGAATTGCGGTAGCCGCCGCACTGGTGGGCGCTGGTGCCCTGGTGCTCTCCGGCTGTTCCGCACCGAAGTCTTCGGAGTTGTCCAAGAGCACCTCCGTTACGGTCATGTGGAATCAGCCGTTCTACTCGTACAACCACAACTCGTCGACGGGCAACAACGTCACGAACGCGAACATCAACTACATGACGAACTCGTGGTTCAACTACTACGACAACAAGTCGAAGCTGATCAACGACCCCTCGTTCGGAACCATCAAGAAGGTCTCGGACGACCCGCTGACGGTCAAGTACACGATCAAAAAGGGCGTCACCTGGTCTGACGGAACGCCGGTGAACGCAGCCGACATCATGCTGGCCTGGGTTGCTCAGTCCGGTGCGCTCAACGACGCCAACGCCAAGCCGAAGACCGACGACAACGGCAACATCACCAACCAGGACCAGCTGGTCAGCCAGAACCTCGTGTACTTCAACGCTGCAGCGCTTGGTTCCGGTCTGGCCAATGCGCCCGCCGTGCCGACCATCAGCGACGACGGACAGTCGCTGACCGTTGTCTACAAGACTCCGGATGTCGGCTGGGAGATCAACATGACCTCCGATCTGCCGGCTCACGCCATCATGGAGGAGACAGACCCGTCGCTCACCGACGCCACCAAGGCGAAGGATGCGCTGGTCAAGGCCGTTCAGACCGACGACAAGGCCGTACTGGCCAAGGTCGCGGCCAAGTGGAACACCGCGTTCGACATGTCGGCCAACCTCCCGACCGACAAGAAGCTGTACCTTTCCGACGGCCCGTACGTGATCAATGGCCTGAAGAAGGACCAGTACATCACCATGACGCAGAACCCGAAGTACACGGGCGACCACAAGCCGTCCATCAAGAACGTCACGGTGCGCTTCATTCCTGACGCCCTTGCTTCAGTTCAGGCCCTGCAGAACGGCGAGGTGTCGATCATCCAGCCGCAGTCCACGCAGGATGTGTTGAAGGCGCTCAAGAAGATCAAGAACGTCAAGACGTCCAACATCGGTGCATCCACCTATGAGCACGTCGACCTGACAACGAACAACAAGGGTCCGTTCGACCCGGCCGCATACGGTGGAGACGCCGCGAAGGCCAAGCTCGTGCGCCAGGCGTTCCTGCTCACGGTTCCGCGCCAGCAGATTCTCGACCAGCTCATCAAGCCGCTGAACCCGAACGCCGTGCTCGACGATTCGCAGACGCAGCTGCCGGGAACCCCCGACTATGACGCCATGATCAAGGCGAACGACTCGTCGCAGTACGACAAGGTCGACATCGCCAAGGCCAAGACACTGTTGGCTCAGGCCGGCGTGAAGACCCCGGTCGACGTGAAGTTCATGTACGACAACACGAACCCACGTCGTGTCAACGAGTTCGCTCTCACGCAGGCGTCGGCCAAGCTGGCTGGCTTCAACGTGGTCGACAAGGGTAACAAGGACTGGTCGTCGCTGCTCGGCAACAAGAGCTACGACGCCATCGTGTTTGCCTGGCAGAACACCGGTACGAACGTGACCCAGGCTCAGGCGACGTTCCAGGGCGGCGGAGGAAACAACTTCACCGGCTACGACAACGCGCAGGTCAACGACCTCTGGAAGCAGATCGCGGGCGAGCTGGACCCCAGCAAGCAGCAGGATCTGCTGCGCCAGATGGAGAAGATCGTGTACAACGACGCGTACGGCGTGACGCTGTATCAGTTCCCGCAGATCACCGCGTGGAGCAGCAAGATCGAGAACGTCTCTGACGCTCCGTTGTCTCCGACCTACTACTGGAACTTCTGGGAGTGGAAGACGAAGTAG
- the typA gene encoding translational GTPase TypA, with amino-acid sequence MALAHRTDLRNVAIVAHVDHGKTTLVDAMLRQTDSFSSHEHVEERAMDSNELEREKGITILAKNTAVSYKGIHAGAHGSGGPITINVIDTPGHADFGGEVERGLSMVDGVVLLVDASEGPLPQTRFVLRKALEAKLPVILLVNKTDRPDARIDEVVAESQDLLLGLASDLSDDVPDLDLDAILDVPVVYASGRNGAASLNKPANGELPDNGDLEPLFEAILEHIPAPAYDDEAPLQAHVTNLDASPFLGRLALLRVFNGTLKKGQTVAWVRHDGDVHNVRVTELMITKALDRYPAESAGPGDIVAVAGFADIMIGDTLADPDDVRPLPAIHVDEPAISMTIGTNTSPLVGKVKGHKLTARMVKDRLDRELVGNVSLKIVDIGNPAAWEVQGRGELALAILVEQMRREGYELTVGKPQVVTKRVDGKVHEPYEHLTIDAPEEYLGAITQLLAARKGRMDNMANHGTGWVRMEFIIPSRGLIGFRTEFLTTTRGTGIANAISHGYDEWAGSIVTRNNGSIVADRSGVVTPFAIIALQERMTFFVNPTEEVYEGMVIGENSRADDMDVNITKEKKLTNMRQSTSDTFESMTPSRQLTLEESLEFAREDECVEVTPEMVRIRKVELDAHSRARATARLKKQDA; translated from the coding sequence ATGGCTCTCGCCCACCGCACTGACCTCCGTAATGTGGCCATCGTCGCTCACGTCGACCACGGCAAGACCACCCTCGTCGACGCCATGCTCCGGCAGACGGACTCCTTCTCCTCCCACGAGCACGTGGAGGAGCGTGCGATGGACTCCAACGAGCTCGAGCGCGAGAAGGGCATCACCATCCTCGCCAAGAACACGGCGGTCTCGTACAAAGGCATCCACGCCGGCGCACACGGCAGTGGCGGCCCGATCACCATCAACGTGATCGACACCCCCGGTCACGCCGACTTCGGCGGCGAGGTCGAGCGCGGTCTCAGCATGGTCGACGGTGTTGTGCTCCTCGTCGACGCGAGCGAGGGCCCGCTGCCGCAGACCCGCTTCGTGCTGCGCAAGGCCCTCGAGGCCAAGCTGCCCGTTATCCTCCTGGTCAACAAGACCGACCGACCGGATGCTCGCATCGACGAGGTGGTTGCCGAGAGCCAGGACCTGCTTCTCGGACTCGCCAGTGACCTTTCCGACGACGTGCCCGATCTCGATCTCGATGCCATTCTCGATGTGCCTGTTGTGTACGCATCCGGTCGCAACGGTGCGGCGAGCCTGAACAAGCCTGCGAATGGCGAGTTGCCCGACAACGGCGACCTTGAGCCGCTGTTCGAGGCGATTCTCGAGCACATTCCTGCACCGGCATACGACGACGAGGCCCCGCTGCAGGCGCACGTCACCAACCTCGACGCCTCGCCGTTCCTCGGCCGCCTTGCCCTGCTGCGCGTCTTCAACGGCACGCTGAAGAAGGGGCAGACGGTTGCGTGGGTGCGTCACGACGGCGATGTGCACAATGTGCGCGTCACCGAGCTCATGATCACCAAGGCCCTGGACCGCTACCCCGCCGAGAGCGCGGGCCCCGGCGACATCGTGGCCGTCGCCGGATTCGCCGACATCATGATCGGCGACACCCTGGCCGACCCGGATGACGTACGGCCGCTGCCGGCCATCCACGTCGATGAGCCGGCCATCTCGATGACTATCGGCACCAACACCTCGCCCCTGGTCGGCAAGGTCAAGGGCCACAAGCTCACCGCGCGCATGGTGAAGGACCGCCTCGACCGCGAACTCGTCGGAAACGTCTCGCTGAAGATCGTCGACATCGGAAACCCGGCGGCCTGGGAGGTGCAGGGCCGAGGCGAACTTGCGCTCGCCATCCTGGTCGAGCAGATGCGTCGTGAAGGCTACGAGCTCACCGTCGGCAAGCCCCAGGTGGTCACCAAGCGCGTCGACGGCAAGGTGCACGAGCCCTACGAGCACCTCACGATCGACGCGCCCGAGGAGTACCTCGGCGCCATTACCCAGCTGCTCGCGGCGCGCAAGGGCCGCATGGACAACATGGCCAACCACGGCACCGGCTGGGTGCGCATGGAGTTCATCATTCCGTCGCGCGGTCTCATCGGCTTCCGCACCGAGTTCCTCACGACCACCCGCGGTACCGGCATCGCCAACGCCATTTCACACGGCTATGACGAGTGGGCAGGCTCGATCGTCACGCGCAACAACGGTTCCATCGTTGCCGACCGTTCGGGTGTTGTCACGCCGTTCGCCATCATCGCCCTGCAGGAGCGCATGACGTTCTTCGTGAACCCGACCGAAGAGGTCTACGAGGGCATGGTGATCGGCGAGAACTCGCGCGCCGACGACATGGATGTGAACATCACCAAGGAGAAGAAGCTGACGAACATGCGTCAGTCCACCTCCGACACCTTCGAGTCGATGACGCCGTCGCGTCAGCTGACGCTGGAGGAGAGCCTCGAGTTCGCCCGTGAAGACGAGTGCGTCGAGGTCACCCCCGAGATGGTGCGCATTCGCAAGGTCGAGCTCGACGCTCACTCGCGTGCCCGTGCCACCGCCCGCCTCAAGAAGCAGGACGCGTAG